Proteins encoded by one window of Panicum virgatum strain AP13 chromosome 7N, P.virgatum_v5, whole genome shotgun sequence:
- the LOC120683313 gene encoding formin-like protein 5, translated as MGRTKQQSSSSSSFWYSRRRASSAPATPRPEQASAADPPIGCMSMVHYLIFAPGAGCVGRPPASSNAAVVTPHGFLSPRRDGGGGKSGFEAPRNSLDLDADNPNDIQIGVQIEPVFDALARTNLRRPKPTAQSSEAETPRTPGLVARLMGIDGLPDSQQPSPSAAQQYRKQPASSSKKENRNCRSAPASAAKAEKKKRVIPESMNREPLRSLSCNVGGGEARSLPDTPPRASTSARASWDGPRLSLQALKESVLDRAAQYMSMPSSPTSSSAGKMKNACSRRRRQDERAAKEHAREILRQAKENVASRKSSSKSSKSRSSSPAPEKRRSSVFNDNKENVLTSPAAPAPAAVEDKHKLVVVQAAGGKPMSAAKVQQGTTEHPPSQSPCRVPLAPRQPPPPQRAKPSRPPPPPPPLDPPTRARKPDGCERFATRIKKQPAAAGGQAPASASASPVVALPSAPASSSGSAAVPLEEDPEYGYLRSVLERGGFMRSAPPPRRPFKGHNSVASPVDPIVFHLLELELPADEARLGPLRHRWNRKLLFHLAQELLADLLLGLDSPAPAPEPSGPPLLGMVWRKVRSFPAADCQVVGDIDALVAADLEAARVRRLERHPAVAQEAADVAEEVAERVLEALLGECVSVAVCVAEESGSAPACAGRRT; from the exons ATGGGGAGAACCAAGCagcagtcgtcgtcgtcgtcgtccttctggTACTCGcggcgccgcgcctcctccgcgcccgcCACGCCCCGGCCGGAGCAAGCGTCGGCGGCGGACCCGCCCATCGGCTGCATGTCCATGGTGCACTACCTCATCTTCGCGCCCGGCGCCGGCTGCGTCGGCcgcccgccggcctcctccaacGCCGCCGTCGTCACGCCGCACGGCTTCCTCAGCccccgccgcgacggcggcggcggcaagagcGGATTCGAGGCACCCAGGAACAGCCTCGACCTCGACGCCGACAACCCCAACGACATCCAG ATCGGCGTGCAGATCGAGCCGGTGTTCGACGCCCTGGCGCGGACCAACCTGCGCCGCCCAAAGCCCACCGCGCAGTCCTCCGAGGCCGAGACGCCCAGGACGCCCGGCCTCGTCGCGCGCCTCATGGGCATCGACGGCCTGCCGGACTCCCAGCAGCCCTCGCCGTCCGCGGCGCAGCAGTACAGGAAgcagcccgcctcctcctccaagaAGGAGAACCGCAACTGCcgctcggcgccggcgtcggccgccaaggcggagaagaagaagcgcGTCATCCCGGAGTCCATGAACCGGGAGCCGCTGCGGAGCCTGAGCTGcaacgtcggcggcggcgaggcgcggtccctgccggacacgccgccgcgcgcgtccaCGTCGGCGCGGGCGTCGTGGGACGGGCCCAGGCTGTCGCTGCAGGCGCTCAAGGAGAGCGTCCTCGACCGGGCGGCGCAGTACATGTCTATGCCCAGCTCGcccacgtcctcctccgccggcaaGATGAAGAATGcgtgcagccggcggcggcggcaggacgaGAGGGCGGCCAAGGAGCACGCGCGCGAGATCCTCAGGCAGGCCAAGGAGAACGTCGCCAGCCGCAAGTCCTCGTCCAAGAGTAGTAAGAGCAgatcctcgtcgccggcgccggagaagaGGCGCAGCAGCGTCTTCAACGACAACAAGGAGAACGTGCTGACGAGCCCCGCCGCCCCAGCTCCGGCGGCTGTGGAGGACAAGCACAAGCTTGTCGTCGTCCAAGCAGCAGGTGGCAAGCCGATGTCGGCGGCGAAAGTGCAGCAAGGCACCACTGAGCATCCTCCGTCACAGAGCCCCTGCAGGGTGCCACTGGCTCCGAggcagcctccgccgccgcagcgggccaagccgtcgcggccgccgcccccgccgccgccgctcgatccGCCCACGAGAGCGAGGAAACCGGACGGGTGCGAGCGCTTCGCTACGCGGATCAAGAAGCAGCCAGCTGCCGCCGGAGGACAGGCTcccgcgtcggcgtcggcgtcacCGGTGGTGGCCCTGCCAtccgcgccggcgagcagctCAGGGTCTGCCGCGGTGCCGCTGGAGGAGGACCCCGAGTACGGGTACCTCCGTTCGGTGCTGGAGCGCGGCGGGTTCATgcggtcggcgccgccgccccggcggccGTTCAAGGGCCACAACTCGGTGGCGTCGCCGGTGGACCCGATCGTGTTCCACCTCCTGGAGCTGGAGCTCCCCGCGGACGAGGCGCGGCTGGGCCCCCTCCGGCACCGGTGGAACCGGAAGCTGCTGTTCCACCTGGCGCAGGAGCTGCTGGCGGACCTGCTGCTGGGGCTggactcgccggcgccggcgccggagccgagcGGCCCGCCGCTGCTGGGGATGGTGTGGCGGAAGGTGCGGAGCTTCCCGGCGGCGGACTGCCAGGTGGTGGGCGACATCGACGCGCTGGTGGCGGCGGACCTGGAggcggcgcgcgtgcggcggcTGGAAAGGCACCCGGCGGTGGCGCAAGAGGCCGCGGAcgtggcggaggaggtggcggagcgGGTCCTGGAGGCGCTCCTCGGGGAGTGCGTGAGCGTGGCCGTGTGCGTGGCGGAGGAATCCGGATCTGCCCCCgcctgcgccggccgccgcacctgA
- the LOC120682404 gene encoding uncharacterized protein LOC120682404 isoform X1 → MEEATTCLENYKTRAMELNGADFDWLHSPVDVRALYHCSCIRRHGKWAIFNRIVNDKVALAELKRSHASMDAQRQHQEEENQMRKEARDSCMAKDFAQRMFEWGRIVHDHYDNMRRFMEVRAVALHSGMPATSIPPLLPPMLQPATYGVSPSPCPSLENAGTFGSCIRGETPEETLSRIAYGGFGVHVNANGGSNSPPMNATNNNDGGPVNATTSGGANYSLEAEGVPLF, encoded by the exons ATGGAAGAAGCCACAACATGCCTG GAGAATTATAAAACCAGGGCTATGGAATTAAATGGAGCCGACTTTGATTGGCTGCACTCTCCAGTGGACGTTAGAGCCCTTTACCATTGCTCTTGTATTCGGCGACATGGAAAATGGGCTATATTTAATCGCATTGTGAATGATAAAGTGGCCCTTGCTGAGTTGAAGCGAAGTCATGCCTCAATGGATGCACAGCGGCAACATCAAGAGGAAGAGAACCAAATGAGAAAGGAAGCTCGTGATAGTTGTATGGCTAAGGATTTTGCACAGAGAATGTTCGAATGGGGTAGAATTGTACATGATCACTATGACAACATGCGGAGGTTTATGGAAGTAAGA GCTGTTGCTTTGCACAGTGGCATGCCAGCCACATCTATTCCTCCACTCCTGCCTCCCATGCTTCAGCCTGCGACATATGGTGTTTCACCATCTCCATGTCCCTCTCTTGAAAAT GCTGGTACTTTTGGCTCATGCATTCGAGGGGAAACCCCAGAAGAAACATTGAGCAGGATTGCTTATGGTGGATTTGGTGTCCATGTGAATGCAAATGGTGGCAGCAATAGTCCTCCTATGAATGCAACTAACAACAATGATGGTGGTCCTGTCAATGCAACCACAAGTGGTGGTGCCAACTACTCTCTTGAAGCTGAGGGTGTCCCGCTATTTTGA
- the LOC120682404 gene encoding uncharacterized protein LOC120682404 isoform X2, whose translation MEEATTCLENYKTRAMELNGADFDWLHSPVDVRALYHCSCIRRHGKWAIFNRIVNDKVALAELKRSHASMDAQRQHQEEENQMRKEARDSCMAKDFAQRMFEWGRIVHDHYDNMRRFMEAVALHSGMPATSIPPLLPPMLQPATYGVSPSPCPSLENAGTFGSCIRGETPEETLSRIAYGGFGVHVNANGGSNSPPMNATNNNDGGPVNATTSGGANYSLEAEGVPLF comes from the exons ATGGAAGAAGCCACAACATGCCTG GAGAATTATAAAACCAGGGCTATGGAATTAAATGGAGCCGACTTTGATTGGCTGCACTCTCCAGTGGACGTTAGAGCCCTTTACCATTGCTCTTGTATTCGGCGACATGGAAAATGGGCTATATTTAATCGCATTGTGAATGATAAAGTGGCCCTTGCTGAGTTGAAGCGAAGTCATGCCTCAATGGATGCACAGCGGCAACATCAAGAGGAAGAGAACCAAATGAGAAAGGAAGCTCGTGATAGTTGTATGGCTAAGGATTTTGCACAGAGAATGTTCGAATGGGGTAGAATTGTACATGATCACTATGACAACATGCGGAGGTTTATGGAA GCTGTTGCTTTGCACAGTGGCATGCCAGCCACATCTATTCCTCCACTCCTGCCTCCCATGCTTCAGCCTGCGACATATGGTGTTTCACCATCTCCATGTCCCTCTCTTGAAAAT GCTGGTACTTTTGGCTCATGCATTCGAGGGGAAACCCCAGAAGAAACATTGAGCAGGATTGCTTATGGTGGATTTGGTGTCCATGTGAATGCAAATGGTGGCAGCAATAGTCCTCCTATGAATGCAACTAACAACAATGATGGTGGTCCTGTCAATGCAACCACAAGTGGTGGTGCCAACTACTCTCTTGAAGCTGAGGGTGTCCCGCTATTTTGA